The following proteins are encoded in a genomic region of Gimesia algae:
- a CDS encoding ABC transporter permease, translating to ILSGFATPIANMPSIVQKLTYLNPMRYFMIILRSVFLEGTPFELLIDQFWPMAVIGIVTLGTATWMFRRRMY from the coding sequence TTATTCTCTCCGGGTTTGCCACACCTATAGCCAACATGCCGTCTATTGTGCAGAAACTTACTTATTTAAATCCGATGCGATACTTTATGATCATTCTACGATCCGTATTTCTAGAAGGTACTCCGTTTGAACTTCTCATCGACCAATTCTGGCCAATGGCGGTAATCGGGATCGTGACTCTTGGCACGGCTACTTGGATGTTTCGACGGCGGATGTATTAA
- a CDS encoding helix-turn-helix domain-containing protein, protein MMYEQICELHQSGMSIRKIASQLRAGRRTVRRYLSADTFPERAKRSGTSCLDPYLDELKSMWDAGVTRATVLWKRLKALGFEGSYSVVNRKVAFWRKNLQTSGDGKRILHNGQSVPQPSSMCLSWLLWKPTDELARNEKKLVIELLRTPMIFQATKLIHEFQTFIQQQNSAGWDNWLERACSENAPIDIRRFGKSLKRDEEAVKAAME, encoded by the coding sequence ATGATGTATGAACAGATTTGTGAACTTCATCAGAGTGGGATGTCCATTCGTAAAATCGCCAGTCAGCTTCGAGCCGGTCGGAGAACTGTGCGACGCTATTTAAGCGCTGACACTTTTCCAGAACGGGCAAAACGATCCGGGACAAGTTGTCTTGATCCTTACCTGGATGAATTGAAATCAATGTGGGATGCAGGAGTGACCAGGGCAACCGTTTTGTGGAAACGGTTGAAAGCGCTGGGATTCGAAGGTTCTTATTCCGTCGTGAATCGAAAGGTTGCGTTCTGGAGAAAGAATCTGCAAACTTCGGGAGATGGAAAAAGAATACTACATAATGGGCAGTCAGTGCCACAGCCCTCTTCAATGTGTCTTTCCTGGCTACTTTGGAAACCCACCGATGAACTGGCGCGTAACGAGAAAAAACTGGTGATAGAACTTTTGCGGACACCGATGATTTTTCAAGCCACAAAATTGATTCATGAATTTCAAACATTCATTCAGCAGCAAAACAGTGCCGGTTGGGACAATTGGTTGGAACGAGCCTGTTCTGAAAATGCTCCCATTGATATTCGTCGTTTCGGAAAGAGTTTAAAACGAGATGAAGAGGCTGTAAAAGCAGCGATGGAGTAA
- a CDS encoding transposase gives MPCSAETLLRRIRASSRPDDSSVRVLGVDDWAMRRGQRYGTILCDLEKRQVIDLFPDRTSNTLAGWLVSHPGVEIISRDRGGEYAKGAAQGAPQAIQVADRWHLLKNARETLQKVIDRHQKQVRESVKLLAERESQLSSNQPLDSMQPSNSSTTPNTENISRNK, from the coding sequence ATGCCCTGCAGTGCGGAAACTCTTCTAAGACGGATTCGTGCCAGTTCCCGACCAGATGACTCATCCGTTCGGGTGTTGGGAGTAGACGACTGGGCCATGCGACGTGGACAACGCTATGGAACGATTTTGTGTGATCTGGAAAAACGTCAGGTCATTGATTTATTTCCAGACCGTACTTCAAATACCCTGGCAGGCTGGTTGGTTTCACATCCTGGAGTGGAAATTATCAGCCGTGATCGTGGGGGAGAATATGCCAAAGGAGCGGCTCAAGGCGCTCCACAGGCAATCCAGGTCGCAGACCGCTGGCATCTGTTAAAAAATGCCCGCGAAACTTTACAAAAAGTCATTGACCGCCATCAGAAGCAAGTTCGTGAGAGTGTCAAACTGCTTGCTGAGCGTGAATCTCAGTTATCCTCAAATCAGCCACTTGATTCTATGCAACCCAGCAATTCTTCCACTACCCCCAACACTGAGAATATCAGTCGCAATAAATAA
- a CDS encoding transposase, which produces MSAKYWRKVLLPVIERYRHLDIPKFFHGDTAFAIPALYRVLEKAGYRYVVRLKANAVLEREISHLLTRHDGIFTALLLQLSEQEQTTLQNSVSVIRTGIDSFLS; this is translated from the coding sequence ATGTCAGCGAAATACTGGCGGAAGGTGCTGCTGCCGGTGATCGAACGGTATCGGCATTTGGACATTCCGAAGTTCTTCCACGGCGATACGGCGTTCGCCATTCCAGCGCTGTATCGTGTGCTGGAGAAAGCAGGCTATCGTTACGTCGTTCGCCTCAAAGCCAACGCCGTATTGGAGCGGGAAATCTCGCATTTGCTCACCCGTCATGATGGCATTTTCACGGCGCTGCTGTTACAATTGAGCGAGCAAGAACAGACCACATTGCAGAACAGTGTCAGCGTGATTCGCACTGGAATCGACTCGTTTCTGTCGTGA
- a CDS encoding IS110 family RNA-guided transposase gives MWHIGIDLHRRTVVMSAVNDSGEVVSPVTIECLNTNAILDFLQPLKPFRAVVESTATYRWLYKLLSEEGTILLAHPAKLRLMIQRRAKTDRLDCQLLVNLLRINQIPLSYIPPDDYQQLREITRHRAGLARDRAQIKIGLRALLARNNQDAPYRIPFGPRGIKWFRDQSFSSIDNLIRDELITRLDHFTEQINVIDQQLEELQVSFPQVEALLNIHGIGLYTALVIVAELGEVERFRSAKQVGAYAGLTSKVNQSGGHCYYGSITRQGPPWLRWVLTEVAIHVIRRDVPLKRFYTRIRKRSGAKKARVAVACKLAEISWKRLFRWQTEHSVQPV, from the coding sequence ATGTGGCACATTGGTATCGATCTTCATCGGAGGACGGTTGTCATGTCGGCGGTCAATGATTCTGGAGAAGTTGTCTCTCCTGTGACAATTGAGTGTCTGAACACAAATGCGATTCTCGATTTTCTACAACCACTCAAACCTTTCCGGGCGGTTGTCGAGTCTACTGCGACCTATCGCTGGCTTTATAAATTACTCTCTGAGGAAGGAACCATTCTGTTGGCTCATCCTGCAAAATTACGCTTGATGATTCAACGACGAGCCAAAACAGATCGCCTGGACTGTCAACTCCTGGTGAATCTGTTACGGATTAACCAGATCCCACTCTCCTATATTCCCCCAGACGATTATCAGCAACTGAGAGAAATCACACGCCACCGCGCCGGACTAGCTCGTGACAGAGCTCAGATCAAGATTGGTTTACGCGCATTATTGGCGCGTAATAACCAGGACGCCCCCTATCGAATCCCTTTTGGTCCTCGAGGAATCAAATGGTTCCGGGATCAATCGTTTTCGTCCATTGACAATCTGATCCGTGATGAGCTAATCACTCGGCTTGATCACTTTACAGAGCAAATTAACGTGATCGATCAGCAACTGGAAGAACTACAAGTATCCTTTCCTCAGGTAGAAGCATTACTCAATATTCACGGAATCGGACTGTATACTGCTCTGGTCATTGTCGCCGAACTGGGGGAAGTCGAACGATTTCGCTCTGCAAAACAAGTAGGGGCTTATGCAGGATTGACATCGAAAGTGAATCAATCGGGAGGTCACTGTTATTATGGCTCCATTACCAGGCAAGGACCTCCCTGGTTACGTTGGGTTCTGACCGAAGTAGCGATTCACGTGATTCGGCGCGATGTTCCCTTGAAAAGGTTTTATACCCGAATTCGTAAACGATCTGGAGCCAAGAAAGCCCGGGTTGCTGTAGCTTGCAAACTCGCGGAGATTTCCTGGAAACGATTATTCCGTTGGCAGACTGAGCATTCAGTACAACCGGTTTGA
- a CDS encoding transposase family protein has product MSDFIVFPKIHGLKIQRMVQDENHLLIYLQAVNSQDCCPECQQNSHRIHSRYTHLPGDLPCFGQKTQLILQVRRFVCINQSCKRKIFTERFTDLIQPHARTTIRLSKVQQQIGLLLGESRENSSPDF; this is encoded by the coding sequence ATGTCTGATTTCATTGTGTTCCCCAAAATTCATGGATTGAAAATTCAACGGATGGTCCAAGATGAAAATCATTTACTGATTTACCTTCAAGCGGTCAATTCACAGGATTGTTGCCCTGAATGCCAACAAAATTCTCACCGTATCCACAGTCGATACACGCATTTGCCGGGTGACCTCCCTTGCTTTGGTCAAAAGACACAGCTCATTCTCCAGGTCCGACGATTCGTCTGTATTAATCAAAGCTGCAAACGCAAAATCTTTACAGAACGTTTCACTGATTTGATTCAGCCTCATGCGAGAACAACTATCCGACTTTCTAAGGTCCAGCAACAGATAGGGTTACTGCTGGGGGAGAGCCGGGAAAACAGCTCTCCAGATTTTTAG
- a CDS encoding Wadjet anti-phage system protein JetD domain-containing protein, translated as MDGFLVLSQLRNFFPQVQNIMMDQKTLLSHETEIVSRNGTMHPMPAT; from the coding sequence GTGGACGGGTTTCTAGTTTTGTCTCAATTGCGGAATTTCTTCCCACAGGTACAGAACATCATGATGGATCAAAAGACTCTGCTCAGCCATGAAACTGAGATCGTCAGTAGGAATGGAACAATGCATCCCATGCCTGCAACTTGA